The following proteins are encoded in a genomic region of Amycolatopsis sulphurea:
- a CDS encoding transposase, with protein sequence MYHTTGLTIEQITDLCGLVDMDTTAEQRRWPPILGLFNSAVIALTYMRCNRVQAELAEAYEVSQPTISRAITGMTPLIERVLRKFVPTADELDDQTQYIVDGTLLPCWSWADRPELYSGKHKTTGMNVQIACTLDGRLAWISDPIEGRRHDTYCLKESGALLTLNPDNWMGDKGYVGNYMLTPIKKPKHRKLLDWEKEFNTQINKIRYVIEQTIANVKTWRILHADYRRPIETFAETISTVIALHFYAAA encoded by the coding sequence ATGTATCATACCACTGGACTTACCATCGAGCAGATCACCGACCTGTGCGGGTTGGTCGACATGGATACCACAGCTGAGCAGCGTAGGTGGCCACCGATTCTGGGCCTGTTCAACTCGGCGGTGATCGCGCTGACATACATGCGATGCAATCGGGTTCAGGCCGAACTGGCGGAAGCGTACGAGGTATCTCAACCGACAATCAGTCGTGCGATCACCGGAATGACGCCGCTGATAGAACGTGTTCTCAGGAAGTTCGTGCCGACGGCGGACGAATTGGACGACCAGACGCAGTACATCGTGGACGGAACCCTGCTGCCGTGCTGGTCATGGGCCGATCGCCCGGAGCTGTACTCCGGCAAGCACAAGACGACCGGCATGAACGTACAGATCGCTTGCACCCTTGACGGACGACTCGCGTGGATCTCCGATCCCATCGAAGGACGCCGGCACGACACGTACTGCCTGAAGGAATCCGGGGCGCTTCTGACTCTGAATCCGGACAACTGGATGGGCGACAAAGGATACGTGGGAAATTATATGCTCACCCCGATCAAGAAGCCGAAGCACCGCAAGCTCTTGGACTGGGAGAAGGAATTCAACACCCAGATCAACAAGATTCGCTACGTCATCGAGCAGACCATCGCCAACGTCAAAACCTGGAGGATCCTGCACGCCGACTACCGACGGCCCATTGAGACCTTCGCGGAAACCATCTCAACGGTAATCGCTCTGCACTTCTATGCGGCTGCCTGA